AAACGTCCGTTTCCAAAATGGATTTTCTGGCTGGTAGCAGGGGTGATGGTCATTAACATCATCGCCGTTCTTCCCAATACTTTCTCGATCCCGGCCCTTGATTTCTTAGTCACCTCAGCGAAATTGTCCACAGACGAAGATACTGCCGCCCGAAAGAAAGCGGTTGTCGTCGTGGAAGCGGGAGAGAGTCGAGGTACTGGTTTTGCTGTATCAGAAAAAGGTCTAATTCTTACCAATCATCACGTAATCGAAGGGGAAAAGCGGATCGCGGTTGCATTCACCGAGGAAGGGTTATTTGAAGCGGAAGTAGTGAAAAGGTACCCGGACATCGATTTGGCCCTGCTCAGAATCGAAGGCTCCGGGCTTCCTTATTTGGAACTGGCGGAGGAAGGTGCCGGCAGGACGAATGAGAAGGTATCCTTCATCGGCAATCCCCTCAGCTTCACTAATATAGCGAATGAAGGAGTATTGATCGGGTACACACAGCTCTCCAATTGGGAAGTCCCGGTTTGGATGATGGATGCTCCCGTCTACAGAGGTAATTCGGGTAGCCCGGTTTTGAATCAGGAGGGGAAAGTCATCGGTGTCGTGTTTGCGACGCTTGATGATCCGGATGAAGGACGCGTCGGCCTGGCCGTTCCCATTGAATACTATTTGGAAAAAGGGGAAAGTCCATGAAAAAAGAAACAGCAGGAGAAACCGGCTGTTCCTTTTTTCCGTGGAATTATTCCGCCGTTACCTGTTTTCTGATCCGGTTCCCTGTAACGGGAATCGGATGGAAGGTTAGTATTTCGGCGAAGTGTATGAGGTTATAAGTCATTTTGTCGATTTGGTCTTTGCTGTGATCGTGCTTTTGGCAGACGGCACTGGAGTGGGGAGGCAGGGTGAAACCTAGCATCGACAGATAGTACTGGATGGATTGAGCAGCGGCCTGGGATCCTCCGTAGCCACCGTCGGCAATAATCGCTCCACCTACCTTATTGTAGAAGACCCCCTGGCCTTTCTGGTTCGTCATTTGATGGTAGCCTTGGAGTCTTTCAAGCACGAGGGAGGCAAGGCTGCTCTTGTCCCCCATTGTAATCGGTGTCCCAAGCAGGATGATATCTGCTTCTAAGATCTTCTCGAATATGAACGGCCAGTCTTCTTCCTGATCCAGCTTTTGGGTAATTCCGAATTCGATGTGGAAATCTCGAAGATGAATCCGTTCAACGTCAATTTTTTCTTTTTGGAAAATCCGTGCCGCTGCATCAAGGAGCTGCTCCGTGTCGGTTTCTTTGCTGCCTTTTTCCAAACTGCAATTCAAGAGTATCGCTCTCATAAAGTGATTCCTCCTTTCTATGAGTCGTTTTTTTGTTATGTCCGATATAGATACACTTAAGATATAACCCAGTTCTTCCACAGATAAACCAACTGTTAAGTCGTGTTCAAGGATGGAAATGGCGATGCCAGGCTGTGCATTCCTTTCTTCACATGGATGATAATGGAGTGGATTGGGTACAAAGGACTTATTTTTTGAAATGTTTATTTAACAAAATGTAAACCAGATGTGGTGGAACGTCATACACTTATTCAGTAAAATGGTCATGCTTGCTTACAATACTTTTTTACCTGCCTGACGAACGGCATACTTCAGAAACACCGGTTGATACAAAGCTGTAACATAATTGAAATAAAAATGGTTTGAGACACCCAGAAAAGACACAAATAAGACGAAAATAGTAGTAGCTGGAGGTGATAAAGGTTGATCAAACGTCTTTTTTCCAAAAATGACGACACCTCCCTGGATGAACAAGTAGCTTCGGCTAAGCAGGGGGATGACGAAGCGCGGAACGAAATGCTTAAACAGTATCAACCTTTCATCGCCAAAAGTGTTTCTGAAGTATGCAAGAGATATATCGACCCTGCGAGAGATGATGAATTCAGTATCGGACTGCTTGCGTTCAACGAAGCGATCCAGTCCTATTCGTGTGATAAGGGAAGCTCCTTCCTCTCTTTCGCCCGTCTCGTTATTAAACGAAAAGTTATTGATCATATCCGTAATGAACAGAAAAGGATTTCCGTAACTTCGTTGGATGAAGACTTTCACGACGACGAACAGATGGAGAATCCTATCGAGATCTCAGCGGCCAAAGATCGGTACATTCTAGAGACAGAGGCGTGGCATCGAAAGGAAGAAATCCTGGAATTCAAAGCAGAATTGAAGAAATACAAACTTTCCTTCGATGAACTGATCGACGTGTCGCCGAAGCACCGGGATGCCAGAGAATCAGCAGTCCAGGTCGCACGACTCGTCTTCGAAGACGAGCATTTGAGAAACCAGGTCATTGTGAAAGGCCGACTGCCTATCAAAGACCTCGTGCATCAAGTCGACGTCAGCAAGAAAACGTTGGAAAGGAACCGTAAATTCATCATCGCACTCGTACTCATATTGAACGGGGATTACATTTATCTCAAAGATTATCTGAAAGGGGTGGGTATGTGAGAAAAGGTATTGTCATGGAGCAGAGCAAACGTTACATGATTGTCATGACAAAAGATGGCCAGTTCCATCGTGCTCATAAAATGGCTGGCGCTGAGATCGGAATGGAAGTCCAATTCTCTGTAGTGGAACCTCGAAAGGGAATGGTTCTTTGGTCCTGTGTCAAGCGTCATAATCATATGAAAGTGGCCATTTTTTGTATTATTTTCCTTCTGGCGTTGTTTCCTGCCTATTCCTGGTACGGAAGCAATCAAGCGTATGCCTATATGAATATTGACATCAATCCGAGTGTGGAACTTGAATTGAATGACCACATGCAGGTGCTGGATATAACCCCTCAGAATGCAGAAGCGGAAGAGATTGTCGCTTCTCTTGGGGATTGGAAGAAGAGAGATGCCTCGGAAGTGACGTTTGATTTAATCAATAAAAGTCACGAAAAGGGGTATGTCAATGAAGCCAATCAAGTGTTGATTGGAATCAGTTATTTACAGTCTGAATATGATCATGATTATGCAGAAGAAATGGAAGAATACTTAACAGAGCAGGAAGAACATTTGTCTGTAGCGACTTTCCTTGTCCCTGACGATTTAAGGCGTCAGGCAGAGAAAGGCAAAGAGACGGTGAACGAACTGCTTGCCGATCGATTGAGTGACGATTCTACAGAGGAAGAAGCAGAGACGCAGGCGGTAGCCATCGAAGATGACGATAAAGAAATTATTCAATCCTTTTATAACGACGATGAGTCTTCTGAAGGCAGCGAAGAGTCTGTTGTCCCTGTGGAAATCCCAGTACTTCCGAATGTAGAGAAGAAGAATCCTCATTCGACTTCTCCAACAGAACCGGAAGGGATGAATGCTGACAAACCATTGTCCGATCCCGCGCAACCGCAAGATCCCCCTGACGAAAAGGTGAAGGGGCGGGACATCAATCCGAATGTGCCGGAGAAGGAAAGAAAAGAACCTTCGGTGGAACATCGGAAGGATAAAGACAAATCTCCAGAGCGGAAACAAGGGAAAGCGGATCGTCCGGAAGGTAATCCTGAGAAGCCGGAGAAAGACGACCATGATCCTGCACCTGAAACGGACAAATTGAAAAAACAGAAAAAAGAAGAGAAAAGTAAGGACCCGGCTCCTAACAACCGGAACGATGAACACTCCTGATCTATACAGGAGTGTTTTTTTCTTTGGATTTGAGTGAATATATAGGTAACTGCTGGAAAAGGAGGAAGACGAATGAAGGATTCTTACATTGGTGTGAAAAGCGGACGGCTTTCGGCATGCCCGGATAAGCCGAACTGTGTTTCCACCCAGGCGGATCAGGAAGAGAAACGGATGAGTCCGCTGCCGTTCACCCGTGATTTAGAGACATCAAAAAAACATATCATGAATGTCCTTGGGGATATGGACCGGACGAAGGTGGAAATAGAGGAGGACCACTACATTCATACGGTTGTAACTACCAAGGTATTAAAATTCAAGGATGACGTGGAATTTTACTTCGATCCGGATGAACGTGTCATCCATTTCCGCTCTGCATCGAGGGTCGGGTACTCAGACTTCGGTGTCAATAAGAAACGGATGCAGGAGATATCAAAGAAATATGAGCAGGTAAGGAGACAGGAGTTATGACATTCGATTATCAGGTTGCGGTCATCGGTGGAGGGTCCGGTGGATTGACGGTAGCTGCAGGTGCAGCGAACTTCGGAGCTGATGTCGCTTTGATCGAGAGGAAGACAGAGCTTGGAGGAGATTGTCTACATTACGGCTGTATGCCGTCGAAAGCATTGATCCAGGCAGCCAAAGAGGTCTACGACCATTCCCGTTTCAAAGAACTCACACCGAATGAGTATGATCGTCTTTTCAAAAAGGTGATGGACCGTGTGTCCGAAGCGGTGGAGGATGTACAGCAGCATGATTCCAAAGAACGATTCATCGATCTCGGCATTGATATATTTGAAGCAGAGGCTGCGTTTGAAGATGAACATACTCTGCGCGTGGGAGATCGGAAAATAACGGCCAAGCGTTTTGTCATCGCCACCGGGTCTTCACCGGCCGTTCCACCGATAGACGGGTTGCATGCGGTGGACTATCTGACGAACGAGACCATTTTCTCCCTTAAGACACGGCCGGATTCTCTAGTCGTGATCGGTGGTGGGGTAATCGGCGCCGAGCTGGCACAAGCTATGAGCCGTCTCGGTATTGATGTTACCATCATCGAAGGAGCGGATCAGATTTTGTCCAAAGAG
This sequence is a window from Bacillus sp. SB49. Protein-coding genes within it:
- a CDS encoding DUF1499 domain-containing protein, with protein sequence MKDSYIGVKSGRLSACPDKPNCVSTQADQEEKRMSPLPFTRDLETSKKHIMNVLGDMDRTKVEIEEDHYIHTVVTTKVLKFKDDVEFYFDPDERVIHFRSASRVGYSDFGVNKKRMQEISKKYEQVRRQEL
- a CDS encoding S1C family serine protease: MKEHDKDEIDIIDEDLYEEIDEDELYELVQEEKRKAWEKARMEKESHQSKRPFPKWIFWLVAGVMVINIIAVLPNTFSIPALDFLVTSAKLSTDEDTAARKKAVVVVEAGESRGTGFAVSEKGLILTNHHVIEGEKRIAVAFTEEGLFEAEVVKRYPDIDLALLRIEGSGLPYLELAEEGAGRTNEKVSFIGNPLSFTNIANEGVLIGYTQLSNWEVPVWMMDAPVYRGNSGSPVLNQEGKVIGVVFATLDDPDEGRVGLAVPIEYYLEKGESP
- a CDS encoding flavodoxin family protein, translating into MRAILLNCSLEKGSKETDTEQLLDAAARIFQKEKIDVERIHLRDFHIEFGITQKLDQEEDWPFIFEKILEADIILLGTPITMGDKSSLASLVLERLQGYHQMTNQKGQGVFYNKVGGAIIADGGYGGSQAAAQSIQYYLSMLGFTLPPHSSAVCQKHDHSKDQIDKMTYNLIHFAEILTFHPIPVTGNRIRKQVTAE
- the sigI gene encoding RNA polymerase sigma factor SigI produces the protein MIKRLFSKNDDTSLDEQVASAKQGDDEARNEMLKQYQPFIAKSVSEVCKRYIDPARDDEFSIGLLAFNEAIQSYSCDKGSSFLSFARLVIKRKVIDHIRNEQKRISVTSLDEDFHDDEQMENPIEISAAKDRYILETEAWHRKEEILEFKAELKKYKLSFDELIDVSPKHRDARESAVQVARLVFEDEHLRNQVIVKGRLPIKDLVHQVDVSKKTLERNRKFIIALVLILNGDYIYLKDYLKGVGM
- a CDS encoding anti-sigma factor domain-containing protein encodes the protein MRKGIVMEQSKRYMIVMTKDGQFHRAHKMAGAEIGMEVQFSVVEPRKGMVLWSCVKRHNHMKVAIFCIIFLLALFPAYSWYGSNQAYAYMNIDINPSVELELNDHMQVLDITPQNAEAEEIVASLGDWKKRDASEVTFDLINKSHEKGYVNEANQVLIGISYLQSEYDHDYAEEMEEYLTEQEEHLSVATFLVPDDLRRQAEKGKETVNELLADRLSDDSTEEEAETQAVAIEDDDKEIIQSFYNDDESSEGSEESVVPVEIPVLPNVEKKNPHSTSPTEPEGMNADKPLSDPAQPQDPPDEKVKGRDINPNVPEKERKEPSVEHRKDKDKSPERKQGKADRPEGNPEKPEKDDHDPAPETDKLKKQKKEEKSKDPAPNNRNDEHS